A region from the Candidatus Dependentiae bacterium genome encodes:
- a CDS encoding ACP S-malonyltransferase, with product MKIGILFPGYGSQFIGMGKELYDESRTMQEYFEEASNCLNMNFVKLCFASSESELEAMNNAYPATFLVSCAMYALLKEEGIKADVVAGYNLGEYAALHAAGGISFPDGLYLLAKYATLYQEALATMDVGVLHVQGLSTKKLESICKKSSEGEFSATIALYNSDTDHIVSGHGPAVAAVRGFVAEDQDARSEELLLEVGLHSSLMDGVVDQLAPHLAKVDFKDMAIPLLCSTTICNVESGEQVKERVIDHIHTPVVWKKVMQELEGCDLLVEVGPGSKLTRMAKEKYPDKLCMSINKRSDIEDLKKIIANDGINTEI from the coding sequence ATGAAAATTGGTATCTTATTTCCTGGGTATGGTAGTCAATTTATTGGGATGGGCAAAGAGCTCTACGACGAATCGCGTACCATGCAAGAGTATTTTGAAGAAGCATCCAATTGTCTTAACATGAACTTTGTAAAATTATGTTTTGCTTCATCTGAGAGCGAACTTGAAGCTATGAATAATGCTTATCCTGCTACTTTCTTGGTGAGTTGTGCAATGTACGCACTCCTCAAAGAAGAAGGCATTAAAGCTGATGTGGTGGCAGGCTATAATTTGGGCGAATATGCTGCTCTGCATGCAGCAGGTGGCATCAGCTTTCCCGATGGACTCTATTTGCTTGCCAAGTATGCCACATTGTATCAAGAAGCTTTGGCAACCATGGATGTTGGCGTACTGCATGTCCAAGGTCTTTCGACTAAAAAATTAGAGTCGATCTGTAAAAAATCGAGCGAAGGTGAATTTAGTGCTACTATTGCATTGTACAATTCTGACACCGATCATATCGTCTCTGGTCATGGCCCGGCAGTTGCTGCGGTGCGTGGTTTTGTGGCAGAAGACCAAGATGCGCGCAGTGAAGAACTTCTATTAGAAGTTGGGTTACATTCTTCGTTGATGGACGGTGTGGTGGATCAACTAGCGCCGCATTTAGCAAAAGTTGATTTTAAAGACATGGCGATACCGTTACTATGTTCGACCACTATTTGTAATGTTGAATCAGGCGAACAAGTCAAAGAGCGTGTCATCGATCATATACACACGCCGGTGGTTTGGAAAAAGGTTATGCAAGAACTTGAGGGTTGCGATCTTCTTGTTGAAGTTGGCCCTGGATCAAAGCTAACACGTATGGCGAAAGAAAAATATCCTGATAAACTATGTATGAGTATCAATAAGCGGTCTGATATTGAAGACCTTAAAAAGATTATTGCAAATGATGGTATTAACACGGAGATTTAA
- the gltX gene encoding glutamate--tRNA ligase: MTIATNKPVRVRMAPSPTGHLHLGGLRTVIFNWLFARHHNGSFLLRIEDTDLERSKPEFTESILQSLQWMGVESDEPVVIQSERVPEHRRIAQELVDQKKAYYCFCSQEEVIERHKKKMGADDLFIKYDGACRNRSVTEAEKLVPHVIRFALPQDTQSVTWHDLIRDDITFELDQLDDFIIIRSDGMSMYNFAVVLDDAFMRISHIIRGEEHVANTPKQILLYQALGYDVPMFAHASMILGPSGEKLSKRDGAVSVLDYRKMGCLPDALFNYMVRLGWSHGDQEVFTRQELITLFSAEAINKKPAVFDQTKLEWFNGLYIRQTSEQELWKRLVDDVQHELFKQLTWNDQQMFAAIALYKERVKTLAELAHELVVLHGPEVSYAQEDVAHWITPATTDHLKQIIQMLEQQSAITVEIVSEQIKVLAKTLGLKLVNLAQPVRIALVGKSSSPGVFDLVAFLGKEQSIRRLQNLITFLEK; the protein is encoded by the coding sequence ATCTTGGTGGCTTGCGTACGGTTATCTTTAATTGGTTATTTGCTCGTCATCATAACGGTTCCTTTCTATTACGTATAGAAGATACCGATCTTGAGCGTTCAAAACCAGAATTTACTGAATCTATTTTACAATCGTTGCAATGGATGGGTGTTGAGTCTGATGAGCCAGTGGTGATTCAGTCTGAGCGCGTTCCAGAGCATCGCAGAATCGCACAAGAATTAGTTGATCAAAAAAAAGCATACTATTGTTTTTGTTCACAAGAAGAAGTTATTGAGCGTCATAAAAAGAAGATGGGCGCCGATGATCTCTTTATTAAATATGATGGTGCTTGCAGAAACAGAAGCGTGACGGAGGCTGAAAAGCTTGTACCGCATGTTATTCGTTTTGCTTTGCCACAAGATACACAATCGGTTACTTGGCACGATCTTATTCGTGATGATATCACGTTTGAATTAGATCAGCTGGACGATTTTATTATTATTCGTTCTGATGGTATGTCCATGTATAATTTTGCCGTGGTGCTTGATGATGCGTTCATGCGCATTAGTCATATTATCCGTGGTGAAGAGCATGTTGCCAATACACCAAAACAAATATTGTTATATCAAGCGCTGGGCTATGATGTGCCGATGTTTGCGCATGCTTCTATGATTTTAGGACCGAGTGGTGAGAAATTAAGTAAGCGCGATGGCGCTGTTTCAGTGCTCGACTACAGAAAAATGGGTTGCTTGCCCGATGCTCTATTCAACTATATGGTGCGTCTTGGCTGGTCGCATGGTGATCAAGAAGTGTTCACTCGCCAAGAATTAATCACCTTGTTTTCAGCAGAAGCAATTAATAAAAAACCGGCCGTGTTTGACCAAACAAAATTAGAATGGTTTAACGGGTTATATATTCGTCAAACCTCTGAGCAGGAATTGTGGAAACGTTTGGTTGACGATGTTCAACACGAATTGTTTAAACAATTGACATGGAATGATCAACAAATGTTTGCGGCAATCGCTTTGTATAAAGAACGTGTCAAAACATTGGCTGAACTTGCCCATGAACTGGTTGTTTTACATGGGCCTGAAGTGTCATATGCTCAGGAGGATGTAGCGCATTGGATAACGCCAGCAACGACAGATCATCTTAAACAAATCATACAAATGCTTGAACAGCAATCGGCAATTACGGTAGAAATAGTATCAGAACAGATTAAGGTATTAGCCAAAACGTTGGGGTTAAAATTAGTTAACCTTGCACAACCGGTTCGTATTGCATTGGTTGGCAAGAGTTCTAGTCCAGGTGTTTTTGACTTAGTTGCTTTTTTAGGGAAAGAGCAGAGTATACGTAGGTTGCAAAACTTGATTACGTTTTTGGAAAAATAA